The Fusarium musae strain F31 chromosome 10, whole genome shotgun sequence genome window below encodes:
- a CDS encoding hypothetical protein (EggNog:ENOG41), translating into MTNHSLSGHITKFRVSQTPRIKRNRPAVSCSTCRARKQKCDRQQPCGPCLKRGVQDSCHLESTARQPTASLANRADSRVQNELRQMQSLLQGLLGQPNQDQTAASCDELAAGVDRIRQAINYKAVTAPQVDRLPDIVFGSLAKAAPEDVLAALPSRQDSDKIVSTYLNARHIAVPFIHIHQFRRQYEAFWNSPESVNLLWESILFSVLAVGTIISDDRGNHHQSSAFISMSARCLVSGQYSTTTEFSVEALAMHLHARCFHQGDKEISLSQLHALAVRIAQQRGYHVDGDDFLQALKPFQVEMRRRVWYYLQYYDILLSLEHGLPPLMHEDTYSISHPTDVTDDEFDEDSKVIFSSPATVAHTALPCVYMSRLLPILRRIICHALGFKTCNFKDALFLKAQLETWYRSIPPCFRVYSVKDTCLTTTTCTALQRVLFQLVYNTGIALIYRPFLNIMSLENRYCETALDVSRKNALRSIEVYIEVDQEMQRGGRLYGDPQVKANLPVNDFFITMIMAPLEFFGCPNLP; encoded by the coding sequence ATGACAAACCATAGCCTGTCAGGCCACATCACCAAGTTTCGGGTATCCCAAACTCCACGGATCAAGCGGAACAGACCCGCAGTATCTTGCTCAACGTGCCGTGCGCGCAAGCAAAAGTGTGACAGACAACAACCATGCGGTCCATGTTTGAAGCGTGGTGTTCAGGACTCATGTCACCTAGAATCGACTGCGCGACAACCGACTGCTTCACTGGCCAATCGTGCCGATAGTCGAGTCCAGAATGAGCTTAGGCAGATGCAGAGCCTTCTCCAGGGTCTCCTCGGCCAGCCTAACCAGGACCAAACGGCTGCATCCTGCGATGAACTAGCCGCGGGTGTGGATCGCATTCGGCAGGCTATCAATTACAAGGCTGTTACTGCTCCGCAAGTGGACCGACTTCCAGACATCGTGTTTGGATCTCTCGCCAAAGCTGCCCCAGAAGATGTTCTGGCGGCTTTGCCATCCCGCCAGGATTCTGACAAGATAGTCTCGACATACCTCAACGCGAGGCATATTGCTGTACCATTCATTCATATCCACCAATTCCGCAGACAGTACGAAGCCTTTTGGAACAGCCCTGAATCTGTAAACCTCCTGTGGGAAAGCATCCTATTCTCAGTCCTCGCAGTTGGTACCATCATATCTGATGACAGGGGAAATCATCACCAGTCTTCGGCATTTATCTCCATGTCAGCACGATGTCTTGTATCCGGACAGTACAGCACAACAACTGAGTTCTCAGTTGAAGCCTTGGCTATGCATCTTCATGCACGATGTTTCCATCAAGGGGACAAGGAGATCTCTCTCTCCCAACTTCATGCGTTGGCCGTTCGCATCGCGCAACAGCGGGGCTATCATGTGGATGGAGACGACTTCTTACAGGCTCTGAAGCCTTTCCAAGTTGAAATGAGACGGCGCGTCTGGTATTATCTCCAATACTACGACATCTTACTCTCTCTTGAGCATGGACTACCGCCATTGATGCACGAAGATACATACTCTATCAGTCATCCGACAGACgtgactgatgatgagtttgatgaaGACTCGAAGGTTATCTTCTCTAGTCCAGCAACAGTAGCCCATACTGCGCTGCCCTGCGTATACATGTCACGTCTGTTGCCAATTCTGAGACGCATTATTTGCCACGCCCTTGGTTTCAAGACCTGCAACTTTAAGGACGCCCTGTTTCTCAAAGCGCAGCTGGAGACATGGTACAGATCGATTCCACCCTGCTTCCGCGTGTATTCTGTCAAGGATACTTGCCTAACGACCACCACTTGCACCGCTTTGCAACGTGTGTTGTTTCAGCTCGTCTACAACACAGGAATTGCACTGATATATCGTCCGTTTCTTAATATTATGAGCCTTGAGAATAGATATTGCGAAACCGCGCTCGATGTGTCTCGCAAGAATGCACTAAGATCTATTGAAGTATATATAGAGGTTGATCAGGAGATGCAGAGAGGGGGGAGACTCTATGGCGATCCACAAGTAAAGGCTAACCTGCCCGTCAATGACTTCTTTATAACTATGATCATGGCACCACTTGAGTTTTTCGGTTGCCCCAACTTGCCGTAA
- a CDS encoding hypothetical protein (EggNog:ENOG41), with amino-acid sequence MYPFNPSGPTYEQSTTVDAPGSRMIKAASTLYFAYGSNLHLAQMAHRCPGSVFKGKATLESYRWQINERGVANVVESGSEHSVEGLLYMIGPKDERALDRNEGVSKGFYQKYLMRVSFELHPQYGNFKTGRLAHLLEQRRDSMSGDGTHFPNNANRKVRFNAPPHIDPVSYMDSEERSGRHARTEQVKALVYVSEDYTTDGAIREEYIARMQNAVNDAVSLGVSKSFANKYIVPFLDSEQIWHLSERKSTEIHHEKPRKLLELEAEPEAQAIVNEEPKEELLSDKPPVESNAADVSGSATDEKSSDVDMDEETNQEASTSEPVVKQDDLSGYIDLSKLRTKNRDGDDGSGMFPTDLLEAVDKVNHSTIDGSGKNIYVVIVKQKGTEANSSFSVASASKGIQAANELAMKEFKELCALNAKPVVEVEEPDVVVVKEGSPGDLTWKLEEDAYLHLSSARPGEEPWLMVWVESKQLLECR; translated from the exons ATGTATCCCTTCAATCCGTCGGGTCCAACTTACGAGCAGTCTACCACAGTTGACGCGCCCGGGTCAAGGATGATCAAAGCAGCCAGCACTCTGTACTTCGCCTACGGGAGCAACTTGCATCTCGCGCAAATGGCCCATCGCTGTCCCGGAAGCGTTTTCAAAGGAAAGGCCACTCTCGAGTCTTATCGCTGGCAGATTAATGAGCGTGGAGTCGCAAACGTCGTTGAATCTGGAAGCGAGCACTCAGTCGAGGGCCTTCTCTACATGATTGGTCCCAAAGATGAAAGGGCCCTGGATCGCAACGAAGGCGTGTCAAAAGGTTTCTACCAGAAGTATCTCATGAGAGTTTCTTTTGAACTACACCCACAATACGGGAACTTCAAGACTGGTCGTTTAGCCCATTTACTTGAGCAGCGCCGGGACTCGATGAGCGGAGATGGGACTCATTTCCCCAACAATGCCAATCGCAAAGTGAGATTCAATGCACCACCTCACATTGATCCTGTGTCCTACATGGACAGCGAGGAGCGCTCAGGACGCCATGCACGCACTGAACAAGTCAAAGCATTGGTGTATGTTAGCGAGGACTACACTACCGATGGCGCCATCAGAGAGGAGTACATCGCAAGGATGCAAAACGCCGTCAACGATGCAGTATCGCTTGGCGTCTCTAAATCATTTGCGAACAAATATATCGTCCCATTTCTCGACTCCGAGCAAATTTGGCACCTGTCCGAGAGAAAGTCTACAGAAATACACCACGAAAAGCCCCGTAAGCTGCTGGAACTGGAAGCCGAGCCAGAAGCTCAGGCTATCGTCAATGAAGAGCCAAAGGAAGAACTTCTTAGCGATAAGCCTCCAGTAGAGAGCAACGCGGCGGACGTCTCAGGTTCGGCAACTGATGAAAAGTCGAGTGACGTGGATATGGACGAAGAAACGAACCAAGAAG CGTCAACGAGTGAGCCTGTAGTCAAGCAGGATGATCTGTCTGGGTATATCGATCTATCGAAGCTCAGAACAAAGAACCGTGACGGAGATGATGGCTCCGGCATGTTCCCCACTGATTTGTTGGAAGCTGTTGACAAGGTCAACCATTCCACCATCGATGGCAGTGGGAAGAACATATATGTTGTTATTGTCAAACAGAAGGGTACCGAGGCTAACTCTAGCTTCAGCGTCGCCTCAGCGTCCAAGGGGATTCAAGCGGCTAATGAGCTTGCTATGAAAGAGTTCAAAGAGTTATGTGCGCTGAACGCAAAGCCAGTGGtggaagttgaagagccGGATGTCGTGGTTGTCAAAGAGGGCTCTCCCGGTGATTTGACCTGGAAGCTGGAAGAAGACGCTTATCTTCATCTCAGCAGTGCAAGACCTGGAGAGGAGCCTTGGTTGATGGTATGGGTGGAGTCAAAACAGCTGCTGGAGTGTCGTTAG
- a CDS encoding hypothetical protein (EggNog:ENOG41) encodes MADYHFGIEIEVIVGPHKVRTPLSSKHALYYGKLAASLRKRGLKAKADDLQQGYTKRPEHYDKWWITKDGSLGSHIDKIPMEAVSPVLSLRANWENEIDVFWTAMRVVFHMPDRSLLCGSHIHVSKGLNQTFSLPQFKKIAFGVVYYEGLILKLLMRERANNRYCKQNTLNSTQLMRCNGNYNAVAELIKSANSTTALKNIMQNDRYVLWNFDNIVPGSSGTIEFRGGRCLRGEIRTKRWIAFTIALIQALLSMNNIANPNISTLESWTPEGLYNMIKKAASQLSLRDSLPEDWKVLNESQR; translated from the exons ATGGCTGATTATCATTTCGGTATCGAGATTGAAGTCATTGTCGGACCTCACAAGGTTCGGACACCACTTAGCTCCAAGCATGCTTTGTACTATGGCAAACTGGCCGCGTCTTTACGAAAGCGAGGTCTAAAGGCCAAGGCAGACGATCTGCAACAAGGCTACACCAAAAGACCGGAACACTACGACAAATGGTGGATCACCAAGGACGGGTCTCTTGGGTCCCATATCGACAAGA TACCAATGGAGGCTGTGTCCCCGGTCCTCAGCCTAAGGGCAAACTGGGAAAATGAAATCGATGTCTTCTGGACCGCAATGCGTGTTGTCTTCCACATGCCCGATCGATCACTTCTTTGTGGAAGTCATATCCATGTTTCCAAAGGTCTCAATCAAACCTTCTCTCTTCCGCAATTCAAGAAGATCGCATTCGGCGTTGTCTATTACGAGGGTCTcattctcaagctcctcatgcGTGAACGAGCCAACAACCGATACTGCAAGCAGAATACTCTGAACTCGACACAGCTGATGCGTTGCAATGGCAACTACAACGCTGTAGCGGAGTTGATCAAGAGTGCAAATAGCACAACGGCCTTGAAGAATATCATGCAGAACGATAGGTACGTTCTGTGGAATTTCGACAACATCGTCCCCGGGAGCTCTGGAACCATCGAGTTTAGAGGCGGGAGGTGCCTCAGGGGAGAGATCAGAACCAAACGATGGATTGCTTTCACAATTGCCTTGATCCAAGCTCTACTCAGCATG AATAACATCGCGAACCCCAATATTTCGACTCTAGAGTCATGGACACCGGAGGGTCTGTACAATATGATCAAGAAAGCCGCCAGTCAGCTCTCTTTGAGAGACTCTTTGCCAGAAGACTGGAAGGTCTTGAATGAATCCCAGAGATGA
- a CDS encoding hypothetical protein (EggNog:ENOG41) translates to MPDLPAQLYFAYGSNLWLQQMASRCPESYYVGRAVLMDHRWQINSRGFANVIPCSGYNVHGLVYQVSVDDEARLDRNEGVHSGAYTKSYHSVVLHEAVEDLQLPTRYLVQDGGLDKAVNAVRSGSRSHEPEQQGRIRSNVLVYLSSRHSQWGTARDEYIDRMNSGIRDAVTLGIPSDFFENTVRPSIPLREGDRRVRVAITEAFQIPKSLVEEGDGAHLHSTEHGAVLFSAKAQPWDEV, encoded by the exons ATGCCGGACCTACCGGCTCAGCTCTACTTCGCCTACGGCAGTAACCTTTGGCTGCAGCAAATGGCCAGCCGCTGCCCCGAAAGCTACTACGTTGGCAGGGCGGTTCTGATGGATCACCGATGGCAGATCAACAGTCGAGGCTTCGCGAATGTGATTCCTTGCAGCGGCTACAACGTGCACGGATTGGTCTACCAAGTTAGCGTCGACGATGAAGCTCGACTCGACAGGAACGAAGGCGTTCATTCCGGCGCTTACACCAAGTCATATCATAGCGTTGTGCTACATGAAGCGGTTGAAGACCTCCAACTTCCAACGCGATACCTTGTCCAAGATGGTGGGCTAGACAAGGCTGTCAACGCGGTGCGGTCAGGATCGCGATCCCATGAGCCTGAACAACAAGGCAGAATCAGAAGCAACGTGCTGGTTTACCTCAGCAGTCGTCACTCTCAGTGGGGTACCGCACGGGATGAATACATCGACCGCATGAACAGTGGTATAAGGGATGCTGTTACTTTGGGTATCCCCAGTGACTTCTTCGAGAACACGGTTCGGCCGTCCATTCCATTGAG AGAAGGAGACAGACGCGTCAGAGTGGCCATCACAGAGGCCTTTCAGATCCCGAAGAGCCTCGTCGAAGAAGGCGACGGAGCTCATCTCCACAGCACAGAACATGGGGCAGTGCTTTTCAGCGCCAAGGCTCAACCTTGGGACGAAGTGTAA
- a CDS encoding hypothetical protein (EggNog:ENOG41), with amino-acid sequence MSSFGSYNFGVELELIAEPKRVRHPLLRAVYYEELATSLRYDGAEAEADKLNQRYRKRPEHYDKWWITKDGSLGDPEHPCIPLEAVSPIFSTDYTWENEVDTFWNSWDRVFHMPESSIACGSHVHVSPSPDMEFDLDQLRNIAFGIVYYEPLVIRLLPYHRQNNKYCRPNTLRSGPLYDLMSSYHEEAALRELWDTLDDDFDEEDIRDLMQSGPEPKQERYVLWNFDNTYGSGSGSIEFRGGPGLRGPVKTKRWISFVVAFIHMCTNMDVASWSSFARPSMDKFWRDLRRSAQAVSVKENLPSDWRVMAGLVSGNSYEESAVDDFSDSGYSDDSSIMGKSDSEYSDSEYSDGEYEALQQELIREREHRCTIL; translated from the exons ATGTCTTCCTTTGGCTCTTACAACTTTGGGGTCGAATTGGAGCTCATTGCAGAACCCAAGCGAGTGCGACACCCTCTGTTACGCGCTGTTTACTATGAAGAGCTGGCAACATCATTGAGATATGATGGCGccgaagcagaagcagacaagctcaaccagAGATACCGAAAACGTCCAGAACACTACGATAAGTGGTGGATTACAAAAGACGGATCATTGGGAGATCCTGAGCACCCGTGTA TTCCGCTAGAGGCTGTCTCGCCTATATTCTCCACTGACTACACATGGGAGAACGAGGTGGACACCTTCTGGAACTCTTGGGATCGTGTATTCCACATGCCAGAGTCATCCATCGCCTGCGGAAGCCATGTTCAtgtatcaccatcaccagacATGGAATTTGACCTGGACCAACTTCGCAACATTGCTTTTGGCATCGTCTACTATGAACCATTGGTTATTCGCCTGCTTCCATACCATCGACAGAACAACAAGTACTGCAGACCTAACACGCTGCGTTCTGGACCATTGTATGACCTCATGTCGAGCTATCACGAAGAAGCAGCACTCAGAGAACTATGGGACACCCTCGATGATGAttttgacgaagaagacatcAGAGATCTTATGCAATCTGGCCCAGAGCCGAAGCAGGAGAGATATGTTCTCTGGAACTTCGACAACACCTATGGGAGTGGCTCTGGTAGCATCGAATTTCGAGGAGGGCCAGGCTTGAGAGGCCCTGTCAAGACGAAGAGGTGGATATCCTTTGTTGTCGCTTTCATCCACATGTGCACAAATATG GATGTCGCATCATGGAGCTCCTTCGCAAGGCCAAGTATGGACAAATTCTGGAGAGATTTACGTCGGTCTGCGCAAGCTGTCAGTGTCAAAGAGAACCTTCCATCAGACTGGAGAGTCATGGCAGGGCTAGTCAG CGGCAATTCCTATGAAGAGTctgctgttgatgacttCAGTGATTCAGGCTACAGTGATGACTCATCTATCATGGGCAAATCGGACTCTGAATATTCCGATTCTGAGTATAGTGATGGAGAATATGAAGCCCTGCAGCAGGAGTTAATCCGGGAGAGAGAACATCGGTGCACAATTCTTTAG
- a CDS encoding hypothetical protein (EggNog:ENOG41), with the protein MQLTILSWLVLLALVHTSYGSALYAFFTDLTIQVGAQDSATGKLLYSTCNSQDIPIFPLEKPNILDTRETPRNGTALTAVGWGDVNFITVFWQTEDNTIVQGKYICNMTTGKLVRDREFQISAAAGVDSIHNETGLSIVNLGEKDGYRLFYHDEDRRVKMLWYTDDDGWNDGGAISQDTAGGMALGSTIYDLKNITVPFPKDSENVELSRLDKSGLWTLDAFPNTFLGPYTNNTLPSDMYWTFEDEADFSLPAWNASLEAIGAAVDRSRTRSVFYIGSDKKIHEVKTTKNGWQLGSNQTERTWPVADNASSGLAVVSQQSEGKAWLYYWSNETIVQAFKDYDGDWIDAEALPEKLPTNGTDDKKPKGRPAQEDEPEPEGSKGLSSGAKAGIGVGVGVGVGALMIGVLAWLWMKRRRERAHQEKVSGIVEVGGSPLEPRLSVFKEDLPRESEHVEPSEMAGQGRPAELSHHDSAVYEMPEHHARA; encoded by the exons ATGCAATTGACCATTCTGTCGTGGTTGGTGTTACTGGCGTTGGTTCATACCAGCTACGGTTCCGCTCTGTATGCTTTCTTCACCGACCTCACCATCCAAGTTGGCGCGCAAGACTCTGCTACGGGAAAGCTTCTCTACAGTACCTGCAATAGCCAGGATATCCCAATCTTCCCACTCGAAAAGCCGAATATCCTCGATACGAGAGAAACACCGCGGAATGGCACTGCACTTACAGCCGTAGGCTGGGGAGATGTGAATTTTATCACT GTCTTCTGGCAGACTGAAGATAATACGATCGTGCAGGGAAAGTACATCTGTAACATGACGACAGGAAAGCTTGTGCGCGACCGCGAGTTTCAGATCTCGGCTGCCGCTGGGGTCGACTCCATCCACAACGAAACGGGCCTCTCAATCGTCAACCTTGGAGAGAAAGATGGATATCGTCTGTTCTACCACGACGAAGACAGGAGAGTGAAGATGTTGTGGTatactgatgatgatgggtgGAATGATGGGGGTGCCATCTCACAGGATACTGCAGGAGGCATGGCGTTAGGGTCAACGATCTATGACTTGAAGAACATTACTGTGCCTTTCCCCAAGGACTCTGAGAATGTTGAGCTGTCGCGCCTAGACAAGTCTGGGCTGTGGACCCTAG ACGCGTTTCCGAACACGTTCCTCGGACCCTACACCAACAATACATTGCCCTCGGATATGTATTGGACCTTCGAAGACGAAGCTGATTTCTCTCTTCCCGCCTGGAACGCTTCCCTCGAAGCCATCGGCGCGGCGGTGGACCGATCGCGAACACGAAGTGTCTTCTATATCGGGAGCGATAAGAAGATACATGAAGTCAAAACGACGAAGAATGGTTGGCAGCTTGGCTCAAACCAGACAGAGCGCACATGGCCTGTCGCCGATAACGCGAGCTCCGGTCTTGCCGTAGTATCTCAACAGAGCGAAGGCAAAGCTTGGCTATACTACTGGTCCAACGAGACAATCGTACAGGCATTCAAAGACTACGACGGTGACTGGATTGATGCAGAGGCACTACCAGAAAAGCTGCCTACAAATGGAACCGATGACAAGAAGCCCAAAGGCAGACCAGCACAAGAGGATGAGCCTGAGCCAGAGGGTTCCAAGGGCCTGAGCTCGGGAGCCAAAGCTGGAATTGGTGTTGGAGTCGGTGTTGGAGTAGGCGCGCTGATGATCGGTGTTCTGGCTTGGCTGTGGATGAAGCGACGCAGAGAACGCGCTCACCAGGAGAAGGTGTCAGGTATAGTGGAGGTCGGAGGAAGTCCTCTAGAGCCGCGTTTATCTGTGTTCAAGGAGGACTTGCCTAGGGAATCTGAGCATGTCGAACCGTCAGAGATGGCTGGCCAGGGACGtccagctgagctgagccaCCATGATTCGGCGGTTTACGAGATGCCAGAGCATCATGCAAGGGCATAA
- a CDS encoding hypothetical protein (EggNog:ENOG41), producing the protein MILNPFLISSLVATGLALYIPQEHTTSNECNCEGELVHKNDTQRHLYICGDERLGPTDLPKNLPLSTYVASYDRFGGLTPNEFLAKWWNGTLRADGKKPVGWIYPSKNGFELDDDERPIRANVNLVKGTLVDRFGEPTGRFLSPATAPFSQRALHPANLITGKNQEFPSNYHLYKVTKSFTVQTGPIRPWFGQPGYGVQFFLGEGITVNDYLSNGSLEPLNASALVRETKHCALSGGDTSSDSEEL; encoded by the exons ATGATCCTAAATCCCTTTCTTATCTCATCGCTCGTAGCCACCGGCCTCGCTTTATACATCCCCCAAGAACACACCACAAGCAATGAATGTAATTGCGAGGGAGAGCTTGTTCACAAAAACGACACTCAAAGACATCTCTACATTTGCGGCGATGAACGTCTTGGGCCCACCGACCTGCCCAAGAATCTTCCTCTCAGTACATATGTCGCTAGCTATGACCGGTTTGGAGGCTTGACTCCCAATGAATTCCTTGCGAAGTGGTGGAATGGCACACTGCGTGCTGATGGCAAGAAGCCAGTTGGCTGGATATATCCGTCAAAGAACGGTTTTGAgttggatgatgacgagcgaCCCATAAGGGCGAACGTGAATCTTGTAAAAGGAACGCTGGTTGACAGGTTTGGAGAACCAACAG GACGTTTCCTCTCTCCTGCGACAGCTCCCTTCTCACAGCGGGCTCTCCACCCTGCCAACCTCATCACCGGGAAGAACCAAGAATTCCCCAGCAATTACCACTTGTACAAGGTGACCAAATCATTCACCGTTCAAACGGGGCCTATTAGGCCATGGTTTGGTCAACCAGGTTACGGTGTACAGTTCTTCCTTGGTGAAGGTATTACGGTGAATGACTACCTGAGCAATGGTAGCTTAGAACCGCTTAACGCATCGGCTTTGGTCCGGGAGACAAAGCACTGCGCACTGAGTGGAGGAGATACTAGCTCAGACTCGGAAGAGCTATAG